One window of Papaver somniferum cultivar HN1 chromosome 9, ASM357369v1, whole genome shotgun sequence genomic DNA carries:
- the LOC113309205 gene encoding aquaporin PIP2-2-like isoform X1: MGTDIEQSQKAGYATKDYHSPPPEPFLGIEELTKWSFYRAIIAEFVATLLFLYIIVSTIIGYKSQIAGGDDCGGVGVLGIAWAVGGMIFVLVYCTAGISGGHINPAVTFGLFLARKVSLIRAVLYMIAQCLGAICGVALVRAFQESYYVKFGGAANELNLGYSKGTGLAAEIIGTFVLVYTVFSATDPKRSARDSHIPVLAPLPIGFAVFLVHLATIPITGTGINPARSLGAAVIYNNGKAWDDQWIFWVGPFIGAAIAAFYHKYILGAEVVKALGSFRSSSHI; the protein is encoded by the exons ATGGGGACAGATATAGAACAAAGCCAAAAGGCAGGGTATGCAACAAAAGACTATCACAGTCCACCACCGGAACCATTTTTGGGTATTGAAGAATTAACGAAATGGTCATTTTACAGAGCTATAATTGCTGAGTTTGTTGCTACTCTTTTGTTTCTTTACATTATAGTTTCCACTATTATTGGTTACAAAAGCCAAATTGCTGGCGGTGATGATTGTGGCGGTGTCGGCGTCCTTGGTATTGCATGGGCTGTTGGTGGCATGATCTTTGTTCTTGTTTACTGCACCGCCGGTATCTCTG GGGGACACATTAACCCAGCGGTGACGTTTGGGTTGTTCTTAGCAAGGAAAGTATCACTAATTAGAGCTGTATTGTACATGATAGCCCAGTGCTTGGGTGCAATCTGCGGTGTTGCTTTAGTAAGAGCCTTTCAGGAATCCTACTATGTCAAATTTGGTGGTGCTGCTAACGAATTAAACCTTGGATACAGCAAAGGCACGGGATTAGCTGCTGAAATCATCGGTACATTCGTTCTTGTTTACACCGTCTTCTCAGCAACTGATCCAAAGAGAAGCGCCAGAGACTCCCATATCCCG GTACTGGCACCACTACCTATTGGATTTGCTGTGTTCCTAGTTCACCTTGCAACTATCCCAATTACTGGAACTGGTATCAACCCGGCTAGGAGTTTGGGAGCTGCTGTTATTTACAACAACGGCAAAGCTTGGGATGATCAG TGGATTTTCTGGGTGGGACCATTTATAGGTGCTGCCATTGCTGCATTTTATCACAAGTACATTCTTGGAGCTGAAGTAGTTAAGGCTCTTGGGTCATTCAGAAGCAGTAGCCACATCTAA
- the LOC113309205 gene encoding aquaporin PIP2-4-like isoform X2: MGTDIEQSQKAGYATKDYHSPPPEPFLGIEELTKWSFYRAIIAEFVATLLFLYIIVSTIIGYKSQIAGGDDCGGVGVLGIAWAVGGMIFVLVYCTAGISGGHINPAVTFGLFLARKVSLIRAVLYMIAQCLGAICGVALVRAFQESYYVKFGGAANELNLGYSKGTGLAAEIIGTFVLVYTVFSATDPKRSARDSHIPVLAPLPIGFAVFLVHLATIPITGTGINPARSLGAAVIYNNGKAWDDQVLPLLHFITSTFLELK, encoded by the exons ATGGGGACAGATATAGAACAAAGCCAAAAGGCAGGGTATGCAACAAAAGACTATCACAGTCCACCACCGGAACCATTTTTGGGTATTGAAGAATTAACGAAATGGTCATTTTACAGAGCTATAATTGCTGAGTTTGTTGCTACTCTTTTGTTTCTTTACATTATAGTTTCCACTATTATTGGTTACAAAAGCCAAATTGCTGGCGGTGATGATTGTGGCGGTGTCGGCGTCCTTGGTATTGCATGGGCTGTTGGTGGCATGATCTTTGTTCTTGTTTACTGCACCGCCGGTATCTCTG GGGGACACATTAACCCAGCGGTGACGTTTGGGTTGTTCTTAGCAAGGAAAGTATCACTAATTAGAGCTGTATTGTACATGATAGCCCAGTGCTTGGGTGCAATCTGCGGTGTTGCTTTAGTAAGAGCCTTTCAGGAATCCTACTATGTCAAATTTGGTGGTGCTGCTAACGAATTAAACCTTGGATACAGCAAAGGCACGGGATTAGCTGCTGAAATCATCGGTACATTCGTTCTTGTTTACACCGTCTTCTCAGCAACTGATCCAAAGAGAAGCGCCAGAGACTCCCATATCCCG GTACTGGCACCACTACCTATTGGATTTGCTGTGTTCCTAGTTCACCTTGCAACTATCCCAATTACTGGAACTGGTATCAACCCGGCTAGGAGTTTGGGAGCTGCTGTTATTTACAACAACGGCAAAGCTTGGGATGATCAG GTGCTGCCATTGCTGCATTTTATCACAAGTACATTCTTGGAGCTGAAGTAG
- the LOC113309205 gene encoding aquaporin PIP2-2-like isoform X5 → MGTDIEQSQKAGYATKDYHSPPPEPFLGIEELTKWSFYRAIIAEFVATLLFLYIIVSTIIGYKSQIAGGDDCGGVGVLGIAWAVGGMIFVLVYCTAGISGGHINPAVTFGLFLARKVSLIRAVLYMIAQCLGAICGVALVRAFQESYYVKFGGAANELNLGYSKGTGLAAEIIGTFVLVYTVFSATDPKRSARDSHIPFTIQHSTTYKSKDTGDVQTTTLDWRGQSGKLDG, encoded by the exons ATGGGGACAGATATAGAACAAAGCCAAAAGGCAGGGTATGCAACAAAAGACTATCACAGTCCACCACCGGAACCATTTTTGGGTATTGAAGAATTAACGAAATGGTCATTTTACAGAGCTATAATTGCTGAGTTTGTTGCTACTCTTTTGTTTCTTTACATTATAGTTTCCACTATTATTGGTTACAAAAGCCAAATTGCTGGCGGTGATGATTGTGGCGGTGTCGGCGTCCTTGGTATTGCATGGGCTGTTGGTGGCATGATCTTTGTTCTTGTTTACTGCACCGCCGGTATCTCTG GGGGACACATTAACCCAGCGGTGACGTTTGGGTTGTTCTTAGCAAGGAAAGTATCACTAATTAGAGCTGTATTGTACATGATAGCCCAGTGCTTGGGTGCAATCTGCGGTGTTGCTTTAGTAAGAGCCTTTCAGGAATCCTACTATGTCAAATTTGGTGGTGCTGCTAACGAATTAAACCTTGGATACAGCAAAGGCACGGGATTAGCTGCTGAAATCATCGGTACATTCGTTCTTGTTTACACCGTCTTCTCAGCAACTGATCCAAAGAGAAGCGCCAGAGACTCCCATATCCCG TTTACAATTCAACACTCAACGACTTATAAGAGCAAAGACACTGGAGATGTGCAAACCACCACACTGGACTGGAGAGGGCAAAGTGGCAAACTGGATGGGTAG
- the LOC113309205 gene encoding aquaporin PIP2-2-like isoform X3, which produces MGTDIEQSQKAGYATKDYHSPPPEPFLGIEELTKWSFYRAIIAEFVATLLFLYIIVSTIIGYKSQIAGGDDCGGVGVLGIAWAVGGMIFVLVYCTAGISGGHINPAVTFGLFLARKVSLIRAVLYMIAQCLGAICGVALVRAFQESYYVKFGGAANELNLGYSKGTGLAAEIIGTFVLVYTVFSATDPKRSARDSHIPFTLQLSQLLELVSTRLGVWELLLFTTTAKLGMIRCCHCCILSQVHSWS; this is translated from the exons ATGGGGACAGATATAGAACAAAGCCAAAAGGCAGGGTATGCAACAAAAGACTATCACAGTCCACCACCGGAACCATTTTTGGGTATTGAAGAATTAACGAAATGGTCATTTTACAGAGCTATAATTGCTGAGTTTGTTGCTACTCTTTTGTTTCTTTACATTATAGTTTCCACTATTATTGGTTACAAAAGCCAAATTGCTGGCGGTGATGATTGTGGCGGTGTCGGCGTCCTTGGTATTGCATGGGCTGTTGGTGGCATGATCTTTGTTCTTGTTTACTGCACCGCCGGTATCTCTG GGGGACACATTAACCCAGCGGTGACGTTTGGGTTGTTCTTAGCAAGGAAAGTATCACTAATTAGAGCTGTATTGTACATGATAGCCCAGTGCTTGGGTGCAATCTGCGGTGTTGCTTTAGTAAGAGCCTTTCAGGAATCCTACTATGTCAAATTTGGTGGTGCTGCTAACGAATTAAACCTTGGATACAGCAAAGGCACGGGATTAGCTGCTGAAATCATCGGTACATTCGTTCTTGTTTACACCGTCTTCTCAGCAACTGATCCAAAGAGAAGCGCCAGAGACTCCCATATCCCG TTCACCTTGCAACTATCCCAATTACTGGAACTGGTATCAACCCGGCTAGGAGTTTGGGAGCTGCTGTTATTTACAACAACGGCAAAGCTTGGGATGATCAG GTGCTGCCATTGCTGCATTTTATCACAAGTACATTCTTGGAGCTGA
- the LOC113309205 gene encoding aquaporin PIP2-2-like isoform X4: MGTDIEQSQKAGYATKDYHSPPPEPFLGIEELTKWSFYRAIIAEFVATLLFLYIIVSTIIGYKSQIAGGDDCGGVGVLGIAWAVGGMIFVLVYCTAGISGGHINPAVTFGLFLARKVSLIRAVLYMIAQCLGAICGVALVRAFQESYYVKFGGAANELNLGYSKGTGLAAEIIGTFVLVYTVFSATDPKRSARDSHIPFTLQLSQLLELVSTRLGVWELLLFTTTAKLGMISGFSGWDHL; this comes from the exons ATGGGGACAGATATAGAACAAAGCCAAAAGGCAGGGTATGCAACAAAAGACTATCACAGTCCACCACCGGAACCATTTTTGGGTATTGAAGAATTAACGAAATGGTCATTTTACAGAGCTATAATTGCTGAGTTTGTTGCTACTCTTTTGTTTCTTTACATTATAGTTTCCACTATTATTGGTTACAAAAGCCAAATTGCTGGCGGTGATGATTGTGGCGGTGTCGGCGTCCTTGGTATTGCATGGGCTGTTGGTGGCATGATCTTTGTTCTTGTTTACTGCACCGCCGGTATCTCTG GGGGACACATTAACCCAGCGGTGACGTTTGGGTTGTTCTTAGCAAGGAAAGTATCACTAATTAGAGCTGTATTGTACATGATAGCCCAGTGCTTGGGTGCAATCTGCGGTGTTGCTTTAGTAAGAGCCTTTCAGGAATCCTACTATGTCAAATTTGGTGGTGCTGCTAACGAATTAAACCTTGGATACAGCAAAGGCACGGGATTAGCTGCTGAAATCATCGGTACATTCGTTCTTGTTTACACCGTCTTCTCAGCAACTGATCCAAAGAGAAGCGCCAGAGACTCCCATATCCCG TTCACCTTGCAACTATCCCAATTACTGGAACTGGTATCAACCCGGCTAGGAGTTTGGGAGCTGCTGTTATTTACAACAACGGCAAAGCTTGGGATGATCAG TGGATTTTCTGGGTGGGACCATTTATAG
- the LOC113311927 gene encoding uncharacterized protein LOC113311927, with protein MLLRLLMSYYNPLLVWSTCVYLGACPSILGDYVASAPLTPLLKPDGGVRPIAVGIFWRRLCSKLATTSVCKNILPYLRTYQHGVGVPCGGEAILHAANRLLETKASPKWVEFCYSKPARLYYSDTTLSSAKGVQQGDPLGPLLFALALHPLVLQIAAQCTLDMQAWYLDDGTIVGDTLEVAKALDIIQNEGPKRGLHLNVTKTELFWPTIDPRRNEVGVFPANICKPISGVKLLGGPVSLNTNFYSDMVTSRVDKTIALMQKIQKLHDPQCEILLIRNCAGISKLYFTLRKTNPQALQVASSHYAKHLLDYLRQIIVGDGAGFGLVQQRLATLPIKDGGLGVYTMKDTSTYCYLASYAQTKHLQHTTLQPTSSDFMLSSLPFNERESIIWRCNKTEHAMDFLKVIPITGLNQSVGPRQFQSVLQYRLDIPMFVADSVCSSCAKPMDIYGDHVVHCAKDVGPKYRHDMVRDLISEICYKASIPAQEEVSLGFLSNNDNDLKLADILVHSWEDGKDACFDITGVSPFTGARTRMFTPGQAITAAVTRKNNKYLDKCISNGCGFGVLAFTTLEELSCDFIVFIKRLSNRLASHDVNYKVGSLLFHRLGIIIERGVGAQTVARMPTNHL; from the exons ATGTTGTTGCGGTTGCTGATGAGCTATTACAATCCATTGTTGGTGTGGTCAACTTGTGTCTATCTGGGTGCTTGTCCATCCATTCTCGGTGATTATGTTGCCAGTGCCCCTTTAACTCCTCTTCTCAAACCAGATGGAGGTGTTAGGCCCATCGCAGTTGGTATTTTTTGGAGGAGGTTGTGTTCCAAACTTGCAACAACTTCAGTTTGCAAGAACATTCTTCCATACTTGAGAACATATCAACATGGTGTTGGTGTTCCATGTGGCGGTGAAGCTATCTTACATGCTGCAAACAGGCTTCTCGAGACAAAAG CATCTCCAAAATGGGTTGAATTTTGTTACTCTAAACCTGCTAGGCTATACTACAGTGATACTACTCTATCTTCTGCCAAAGGGGTTCAGCAGGGTGATCCATTGGGTCCGCTCTTATTCGCTTTAGCATTGCACCCCCTTGTTCTTCAGATTGCTGCACAATGCACTTTGGACATGCAAGCATGGTACCTCGACGACGGTACAATTGTAGGAGATACTCTTGAAGTTGCGAAGGCTTTGGACATCATACAGAATGAAGGTCCTAAGAGAGGCTTACATCTGAATGTTACCAAGACGGAATTATTCTGGCCTACTATCGATCCAAGACGCAATGAAGTGGGAGTCTTCCCTGCCAATATTTGCAAACCTATATCAGGCGTAAAACTACTAGGTGGACCTGTCAGTTTAAACACTAATTTTTATAGTGATATGGTCACCAGCAGGGTCGATAAAACCATAGCATTGATGCAAAAGATCCAGAAGTTGCATGATCCACAATGCGAAATTCTGCTTATCCGTAATTGTGCTGGCATATCAAAACTCTACTTTACTCTCAGGAAAACCAACCCACAAGCATTACAAGTTGCTTCTTCTCACTACGCCAAGCACCTTCTCGACTATCTGAGGCAAATCATTGTAGGCGACGGTGCAGGTTTTGGCTTAGTGCAACAACGTCTTGCAACCTTGCCTATTAAAGACGGAGGCTTGGGAGTCTACACTATGAAAGATACCAGTACATATTGTTACCTTGCATCTTATGCACAAACTAAGCACCTGCAGCACACCACCTTGCAACCTACATCTTCAG ATTTTATGCTCTCTAGCCTCCCCTTCAATGAGCGTGAGTCGATCATTTGGCGATGCAACAAAACAGAACATGCCATGGATTTTCTGAAAGTCATTCCTATTACTGGGCTCAACCAGTCTGTTGGTCCTAGACAATTTCAGTCTGTCCTCCAATATCGCTTGGACATACCAATGTTTGTTGCTGATAGTGTTTGTTCTAGCTGTGCTAAGCCGATGGATATCTACGGAGACCATGTTGTGCACTGTGCTAAAGACGTGGGACCTAAATACAGACATGATATGGTAAGAGATTTGATCTCGGAAATATGCTACAAGGCTTCTATTCCTGCCCAGGAAGAGGTTTCGTTGGGATTTCTTTCTAACAATGACAATGATCTTAAGCTGGCAGATATCTTAGTACACAGCTGGGAGGATGGGAAGGATGCGTGCTTTGACATAACAGGAGTCTCACCTTTCACTGGTGCACGTACTCGGATGTTCACCCCTGGACAAGCCATTACCGCTGCTGTCACAcgcaaaaataataaatatcttGACAAGTGCATTAGTAATGGTTGTGGTTTCGGTGTCTTGGCTTTCACTACTTTAGAAGAGTTGAGTTGTGACTTTATTGTTTTTATAAAGAGGTTGAGTAACCGCCTTGCTAGTCACGATGTGAACTACAAAGTTGGCAGTTTACTCTTCCATAGACTAGGTATTATTATTGAGAGAGGAGTTGGAGCCCAGACTGTCGCTAGGATGCCAACTAACCACTTGTAa